A genomic region of Spea bombifrons isolate aSpeBom1 chromosome 9, aSpeBom1.2.pri, whole genome shotgun sequence contains the following coding sequences:
- the NKX2-8 gene encoding homeobox protein Nkx-2.8, with protein MSSAKLSFTVRRILDLPECEGTSLQTDSPLSYNRRAVFQDWLENERTHYLCSDDSGSEAPLPDKMPSVGVSSHTPESKEAKKKKRRVLFSKAQTLELERRFRQQRYLSAPERDQLAHILHLTPTQVKIWFQNHRYKMKRAKHEGGNSPSLLKHVMVPVLVRDGKPCHACAPVSPRDKLQVFSTLQPPGALSFVPGYHQHITYPSNLSWGW; from the exons ATGTCTTCAGCCAAGTTAAGTTTCACAGTCAGAAGAATTCTGGATCTACCAGAGTGTGAAGGCACCAGTCTACAGACAGATTCACCTTTAAGTTACAACAGAAGAGCTGTCTTCCAAGACTGGCTGGAGAATGAGAGGACTCACTATTTGT GTTCAGACGACAGTGGTTCAGAGGCTCCATTGCCAGATAAAATGCCAAGTGTGGGGGTGTCCTCTCACACACCTGAATCCAAGGAGGCGAAGAAGAAGAAACGTAGAGTTCTATTCTCAAAGGCTCAAACCTTGGAATTGGAGAGAAGGTTTCGCCAACAACGTTATTTATCAGCCCCAGAGAGGGACCAGCTTGCCCATATCCTCCATCTCACCCCAACACAGGTCAAGATCTGGTTTCAGAATCACCGTTACAAGATGAAAAGGGCAAAACACGAGGGGGGCAACAGTCCATCACTCCTGAAACATGTCATGGTCCCAGTGCTGGTCAGGGATGGGAAACCTTGCCATGCATGTGCTCCTGTTAGCCCTAGAGACAAACTCCAGGTCTTCTCCACACTGCAGCCCCCAGGGGCTTTAAGCTTTGTTCCAGGGTATCACCAGCACATCACTTATCCATCAAACCTTTCCTGGGGatggtga
- the NKX2-1 gene encoding homeobox protein Nkx-2.1, with protein sequence MSMSPKHTTPFSVSDILSPLEETYKKVSMEGAGLGAPLTAYRQSQVSQPAMQQHTMGHNGPVSATYHMTAAGVPQLSHTTMGGYCNGNLGNLGNMSDLPPYQDTMRSSSAAAGWYGTNPDPRFSTISRFMGPSNGMNMGGIGNMGSLGDVGKSMAPLQSTPRRKRRVLFSQAQVYELERRFKQQKYLSAPEREHLASMIHLTPTQVKIWFQNHRYKMKRQAKDKAAQQQMQQENNSCQQQQSPRRVAVPVLVKDGKPCQAGTNTPTVSLQNHQQQSATSITVGTNGLGQHQNHQTNSAGQSPDLGQHCNSPSGLQNQVTSLSHLNSSTSDYGTAMSCSTLLYGRTW encoded by the exons ATGTCGATGAGTCCCAAGCATACTACTCCCTTCTCAGTGTCTGATATCTTGAGTCCTTTGGAGGAGACTTACAAGAAAGTGAGCATGGAAGGAGCTGGTCTAGGGGCCCCTCTGACAGCTTACAGACAATCTCAGGTGTCTCAGCCTGCCATGCAGCAACATACCATGGGCCACAATGGACCAGTGAGTGCCACTTACCACATGACAGCTGCAGGGGTCCCTCAGCTCTCCCATACCACCATGGGGGGCTACTGCAATGGCAATCTGGGCAACTTGGGCAATATGAGTGATCTTCCACCCTACCAAGACACCATGAGGAGCAGCTCAGCTGCAGCAGGATGGTATGGTACCAACCCAGACCCACGCTTTTCTACCA TTTCACGTTTCATGGGACCTTCAAATGGAATGAACATGGGAGGCATTGGTAACATGGGATCCCTCGGGGATGTTGGCAAGAGTATGGCACCGCTTCAGAGTACACCAAGAAGAAAACGTAGGGTTTTATTCTCACAGGCCCAAGTCTATGAGTTGGAAAGGCGATTCAAGCAGCAGAAATATCTGTCTGCTCCGGAAAGAGAACATTTAGCCAGTATGATACATCTCACCCCCACTCAGGTGAAAATTTGGTTTCAAAATCACAGATACAAGATGAAAAGACAAGCCAAGGACAAGGCAGCCCAGCAGCAGATGCAACAGGAGAACAATTCTTGCCAGCAGCAACAGTCCCCTAGAAGAGTTGCAGTCCCTGTGCTGGTGAAAGATGGAAAACCATGCCAAGCTGGGACTAATACACCTACAGTTTCTCTCCAGAACCATCAGCAGCAGTCTGCTACATCTATCACAGTAGGCACCAATGGGTTGGGTCAGCATCAAAACCACCAAACAAACAGCGCAGGTCAGTCGCCAGACCTGGGTCAACACTGCAATAGCCCTTCAGGCCTCCAGAACCAGGTCACCAGCTTGTCCCATCTAAACTCTTCCACTTCTGACTATGGTACAGCCATGTCCTGTTCTACCTTGCTATATGGTAGGACATGGTAA